CGATCTGGGACAACGTGGCCTTCGGGCTGCGCCGGCGCCGGGTGCCGCGCGCCGAGGTCCGCCGCCGGGTCGGCGAGGTGCTCGAGCTGGTCCAGCTGACCGGCCGGGACAAGGACAAGCCGCGCTCGCTCTCCGGCGGCCAGCGGCAGCGGGTCGCCCTGGCCCGCGCCCTGGTCAACCGCCCCTCGGTGCTGCTGCTCGACGAGCCGCTGGCCGCGCTCGACCTCAAGCTGCGCCGGACCATGCAGGTGGAGCTGAAGAAGATCCAGCGCGAGGTCGGCATCACCTTCGTCTTCGTCACCCACGACCAGGACGAGGCGCTGACGATGTCCGACGCGGTCGCGGTGATGTGCGAGGGCCAGGTGCACCAGGTGGGCACGCCCGAGGACGTCTACGAGCGCCCGGCCACGGCGTTCGTGGCCGGCTTCATCGGCACCGCCAACCAGATGACCGGTGCCTACCGCGACGGGGTGTTGATGCTGCCGGGCGCGGTAGCGCTGCGTACCGGTCCGCTGGCCGGCGTGGCCGACGGCTCGCAGGTCACCGTGGCCGTGCGCCCGGAGAAGATCTGGCTCTCCGAGCTGACGCCCGACATGGTGCAGACCGACGGGCTGGTCAAGGCCACGGTCTACGGCGGCGCGACCACGACGTACCTCCTGGAGGTGGCCGACGGCGTCGAGCTCGCCGTGCTGGAGCAGAACACCGACCGCTCGCGCACCGAGGAGCGCTGGCACGACGGCGAGCGCGTGCGCCTGGGCTGGCGGCCCGAGCACTGCCTGGTGCTGCCCTGATGGCCTACGACGTCCTGGTCCTCGGCGCCGGGCTCGCGGGGCTCTGCGCCGCACGCGACCTCGCCGCCGGCGGCGCCGACGTGGTCGTCCTCGAGGCCCGCTCGCGCGTCGGGGGGCGTGTGGAGCAGGTGAGGCTCGAGGACGGCCGGCTCGTCCAGCTCGGCGGCGAGGTGGTGGGCAACGCGCACACCGCCTACCAGGCCCTCGTCGCCGAGCTGGGCCTCACCCTCGTGCCGTCGTACGTCGCGGAGCCGGGCGAGCTCACCTACGCGCTGCACGACGGGCTGCACGTCGGCGACTCGCCCGCGTTCTTCGAGCCCGCGGACCACGCGTCGCAGGCGGCCGTGGAGGCCGCCTTCACCGCGCTGTGCGACACGGTCGACCCCGCCGACCCGTGGTCGCACCCGTCGGCCGCCGTCCTCGACCGCGCCTCGGTGGGCGACTGGCTGCGCTTGGTCGGCGCCACGCCCGCCGTTCGCCGGGCCATCGAGGCCGCGCAGCTCGGGCTCAGCGCCGGCTCGTCAGAGCGGACCTCGATGCTCTCGCTGCTGCGCAAGTGCGCGGTGACCACGACCCGAGGGCTCTACGACTACGACGAGTGGGAGAACCTCCGCGTGGCCGAGGGCTCGGCCACCGTCGCGCTGCGGCTCGCCGCGGAGCTCGGAGACCGGGTGCGCCTCGGCGTGCCGGTGCGCGGGGTCAAGGTCGCGGCCGCCGGCTGCGCCGTCACCCTCGACTCCGGCGAGGTCGTGCACGCCGCCGCCGTGGTCAGCGCCCTGCCCGTGGGGCCGTTGCGCGACGTCGCCGTCGAGGGCGTCTCCGACGCGCGCCTGGAGTCGCTGCACCGCCAGCGACACGCGCTGGCCGCGAAGTTCGTGGCGGCGTACGACCGGCCGTTCTGGCGCGACCGCGGCCAGAACGGCCTGACCGAGTCCGAGGGCGTCCTCGGCTCCTCCTGGCCGCAGACCGACGACGGCGTCCTGTCCTGCCTCGTCCCGCCCGAGCGCATCGCGGCGTACCTCTCCACCGACCCGCGCTTCCGCCGCGAGGAGGCGCTGACCGAGCTCGCCTCGTGGTTCGGCCCCCCGGCCCTCGAGCCGGTGGCCACCTTCGAGCGGCTCTGGGGCACCGACCCCTGGACCCAGGGCTACGTCACCCAGTGGCAGCCCGGCGACGTGCTGCGCGTCGGCCCGCTCCACGGGACGCACGAGCCACCGTTCTACGTGTGTGGGTCTGACCAGTGGGTAGCGGGCTACATGGAGGGCGCGGTCCGGACCGGACGCGGCGCGGCGTCCGAGGCGCTGGCCCGCGGCTGAACCTCGTTGACGGCCACCCGGGCCGCCCCTACGGTCTGGTCCGTGCGCCGACCCCTGCTGACCCTGGCCGCCGCTGCCGCGGCGCTCGTGTCCCTCACCGCCGCCCCGGCGCACGCCGAGTCGGGCCACAAGGACACGACCGTCGGCGACGCCCCGGCGGCCATCGACATCACGGCGATCGACGCGACCAACGCGGTCCGTCGCGTGAAGATCAAGGTCACCGTCCCCGGGCTGACGACGGCCGGGACGTTCACCTTCGGCTACGAGGGCCGGACCTACGACGGCATGGCCATCGACGTGCGGCACCGGGGCAGCGGCGCGAGCGCCAAGGCCTTCCGGTGCGGCGAGGAGTCCTGCGCCAAGGTGGCGTGCCGCGGCCTCCAGGCACGCTGGGACGTCGCCGGGCACGTCGTCTCGGTCTCGGTCCCGCAGCGCTGCTACCCCGGCCCCGTGCCGGAGACCTGGTCCATCAACGCCCACGCCGACCTGGGCAAGGAGTACGACAGCGACGGCACGCGCCTCAGGCTCCGGCGGGGCTGACGTGGAGGTCCGGGCGGCGGCGACGGCGGCCGACCTGGACGAGGTGCGCCGGCTGTGGCGGGCCTTCCTGGTCTGGCAGGACGAGCGGCACGCCGAGCACCTGGACCAGCTGCACGCCTACTTCGACCCGGACGCCTGGGAGGCCGAGCTGGCCGGGCTCCCGGGGCGCTACGCCGAGGCCGAGGGCGGGGCGCTCCTGCTGGCCCGCGCCGACGACGGCGCGGCGGTGGGCGCGGTGGCGCTGCGGCGCTCCGCTCAGGGAGTCGCCGAGATGAAGCGGATGTACGTCGAGCGCCGCGGCGTGGGGGCCGGGCGCGCGCTGGGCGAGGCGGTGGTGGCCGAGGCCCGGCGGCTGGGCTACGCGAGGCTGGTGCTGGACACCGGGCCGCTGCAGGCCGAGGCGATCGGGCTCTACCGCAGCCTGGGCTTCGAGGAGGTCCCGGCGTACTGGGACGCCCCGGAGGGGCTGCGGCAGTGGCTGCTCTTCTTCAGCCGCGAGC
This genomic window from Nocardioides anomalus contains:
- a CDS encoding ABC transporter ATP-binding protein, producing the protein MTVVSDPPVATRTDAAVELRGVAKSYGGANVVHDLDLAVEPGAFFSLLGPSGCGKTTTLRMVGGFVDPTRGAVLLHGQDVTEQPPHRRDVNTVFQSYALFDHLSIWDNVAFGLRRRRVPRAEVRRRVGEVLELVQLTGRDKDKPRSLSGGQRQRVALARALVNRPSVLLLDEPLAALDLKLRRTMQVELKKIQREVGITFVFVTHDQDEALTMSDAVAVMCEGQVHQVGTPEDVYERPATAFVAGFIGTANQMTGAYRDGVLMLPGAVALRTGPLAGVADGSQVTVAVRPEKIWLSELTPDMVQTDGLVKATVYGGATTTYLLEVADGVELAVLEQNTDRSRTEERWHDGERVRLGWRPEHCLVLP
- a CDS encoding flavin monoamine oxidase family protein: MAYDVLVLGAGLAGLCAARDLAAGGADVVVLEARSRVGGRVEQVRLEDGRLVQLGGEVVGNAHTAYQALVAELGLTLVPSYVAEPGELTYALHDGLHVGDSPAFFEPADHASQAAVEAAFTALCDTVDPADPWSHPSAAVLDRASVGDWLRLVGATPAVRRAIEAAQLGLSAGSSERTSMLSLLRKCAVTTTRGLYDYDEWENLRVAEGSATVALRLAAELGDRVRLGVPVRGVKVAAAGCAVTLDSGEVVHAAAVVSALPVGPLRDVAVEGVSDARLESLHRQRHALAAKFVAAYDRPFWRDRGQNGLTESEGVLGSSWPQTDDGVLSCLVPPERIAAYLSTDPRFRREEALTELASWFGPPALEPVATFERLWGTDPWTQGYVTQWQPGDVLRVGPLHGTHEPPFYVCGSDQWVAGYMEGAVRTGRGAASEALARG
- a CDS encoding GNAT family N-acetyltransferase yields the protein MEVRAAATAADLDEVRRLWRAFLVWQDERHAEHLDQLHAYFDPDAWEAELAGLPGRYAEAEGGALLLARADDGAAVGAVALRRSAQGVAEMKRMYVERRGVGAGRALGEAVVAEARRLGYARLVLDTGPLQAEAIGLYRSLGFEEVPAYWDAPEGLRQWLLFFSREL